The following are encoded together in the Gilvimarinus sp. DA14 genome:
- a CDS encoding YaeQ family protein: MALSASVYKVTLNLSDTDRQVYLDTKLTLACHPSETEERMMVRLLAWCFNAHDDLTFGKGLSTADEPDLWQVAPSGVIEKWIEVGQPSVDKMKKGRSRSEQQIIYTAGRGRDQWWPTVANELTKFSDLSVYHLNADEVSELATLAAKNMTLSVCISEGSAFVSSDAQNVSITPLIDL, encoded by the coding sequence GTGGCGCTGAGTGCGAGTGTCTATAAAGTAACGTTAAACCTGTCGGATACAGACCGGCAGGTTTATCTGGATACTAAGCTAACGCTCGCCTGTCACCCCTCCGAAACCGAAGAGCGCATGATGGTGCGCTTGCTCGCCTGGTGCTTTAACGCCCACGATGATCTGACCTTTGGCAAAGGCCTATCCACCGCCGATGAGCCCGACTTGTGGCAGGTGGCACCCTCGGGTGTGATTGAAAAGTGGATTGAAGTGGGCCAGCCGAGCGTCGATAAAATGAAAAAAGGGCGCTCTCGCTCGGAGCAGCAAATCATTTACACCGCAGGTCGCGGCCGGGATCAGTGGTGGCCCACGGTTGCAAACGAATTGACTAAATTCTCCGATTTATCCGTGTACCATTTAAACGCCGATGAAGTGAGTGAGCTTGCGACATTGGCGGCTAAGAATATGACCTTGAGTGTGTGTATCAGCGAAGGCAGTGCCTTTGTTAGCAGTGATGCTCAGAATGTTAGCATCACACCGCTAATCGATCTTTAA
- the lysS gene encoding lysine--tRNA ligase → MTDEKQTAQEENKLIAERRTKLAAIRERGNPFPNDFRRTHVSAELQAEYGEKDKEALEALDYQVSVAGRIMAKRGPFMLIQDGEGSIQFYASKDVQKAMKEHDGQWDIGDIVAGSGPLHKSGKGDLYVNLTEWKLLTKSLRPLPEKYHGLADQELRYRQRYVDLIVNPEVRDTFKLRSKCISFIRNYLDGQGFMEVETPMLQVIPGGATARPFVTHHNALDIDMYLRIAPELYLKRLVVGGFERVYEINRNFRNEGVSTRHNPEFTMLEFYQAYADYHDLMNHTESMLRGMCESVMGTTTINYQGTEYDFAKPFNRISVFDSILQFNPELTAADISDLESARKVAEKLHIPLKDSYGLGKVQIEIFEATVEEKLDQPTFITEYPTEVSPLARRKDDNPCVTERFEFFVGGREVANGFSELNDAEDQAERFREQVAEKDAGDDEAMHYDADYVRALEYGLPPTAGEGIGIDRLVMLFANASTIRDVLLFPHMRPE, encoded by the coding sequence ATGACTGACGAAAAGCAAACCGCCCAGGAAGAGAACAAACTGATCGCCGAGCGCCGCACCAAACTCGCGGCGATTCGCGAGCGCGGCAATCCCTTTCCCAACGACTTTCGCCGCACCCACGTAAGCGCTGAGCTGCAAGCCGAGTACGGGGAAAAGGACAAAGAAGCGCTAGAGGCGCTGGATTATCAGGTAAGTGTCGCCGGGCGCATCATGGCCAAGCGCGGCCCGTTTATGTTGATTCAAGACGGCGAGGGCAGCATTCAGTTTTACGCCAGTAAAGACGTGCAAAAAGCCATGAAAGAGCACGATGGCCAGTGGGACATCGGCGATATTGTCGCGGGCTCAGGCCCATTGCATAAATCCGGCAAGGGCGACTTGTACGTTAACCTGACCGAGTGGAAATTGCTGACCAAATCCCTGCGTCCGCTGCCTGAAAAATATCATGGTCTGGCGGATCAAGAGCTGCGTTATCGTCAGCGCTATGTAGATTTGATCGTCAATCCCGAGGTGCGCGACACGTTTAAACTGCGTTCAAAGTGCATCAGCTTTATTCGCAACTACCTGGATGGCCAGGGCTTTATGGAAGTGGAAACTCCCATGCTGCAGGTGATTCCCGGTGGCGCCACGGCGCGTCCTTTCGTTACCCATCACAATGCGCTGGATATTGATATGTATCTGCGTATCGCCCCCGAGCTGTATTTAAAACGCTTGGTGGTAGGCGGTTTTGAGCGGGTGTATGAAATCAACCGCAATTTCCGTAACGAAGGGGTCTCGACGCGTCACAACCCCGAGTTCACCATGCTGGAGTTTTACCAGGCCTACGCCGATTATCACGACCTGATGAACCACACCGAAAGCATGCTGCGCGGTATGTGCGAAAGCGTGATGGGTACCACCACCATCAACTATCAGGGCACCGAATATGATTTCGCCAAGCCTTTTAACCGCATCAGCGTGTTTGACTCTATTTTGCAGTTTAACCCCGAGCTCACGGCGGCGGATATTTCCGATTTAGAATCGGCGCGCAAGGTGGCGGAAAAACTGCACATTCCGCTCAAAGACAGTTACGGTTTGGGCAAGGTGCAAATTGAAATCTTCGAGGCGACGGTAGAAGAAAAGTTGGATCAACCCACTTTTATTACCGAATACCCGACGGAAGTATCACCGCTGGCGCGGCGTAAAGATGACAACCCGTGTGTGACTGAACGGTTTGAGTTTTTTGTCGGCGGTCGCGAAGTCGCTAACGGCTTCTCGGAGCTTAACGATGCCGAAGATCAGGCCGAACGTTTCCGCGAACAGGTGGCTGAAAAAGACGCCGGCGATGACGAAGCCATGCATTACGATGCCGACTATGTACGCGCGCTCGAATACGGCCTGCCCCCCACCGCCGGTGAAGGTATTGGTATTGACCGTTTGGTAATGCTGTTCGCTAACGCCTCTACCATTCGCGACGTGCTGCTCTTTCCGCACATGCGTCCGGAATAA
- the prfB gene encoding peptide chain release factor 2 (programmed frameshift), translating into MEINPHLTALKDLQARTDVLRGYLDYDTKKERLTEVELELGEPNVWNEPERAQALGKERASLEAVVKTIDDLDSGVSDLSELLEMAKEENDEDSLNEVIEEIGGLDDQLQKLEFRRMFSGEMDENSAFLDIQAGSGGTEAQDWAEMVLRMYLRWGEAKGFKTTLEEASAGEVAGIKSATIRFEGEYAFGWLRTETGVHRLVRKSPFDSGNRRHTSFCSVFVSPEIDDNIEIDIDPSDVRTDTYRASGAGGQHVNKTDSAVRLTHEPTNTVVQCQSERSQHANRDKAWKMLRAKLYELEIQKRNADKQALEDTKSDIGWGSQIRSYVLDDQRIKDLRTGVQTSNCQNVLDGSLDQFIEASLKAGL; encoded by the exons ATGGAAATTAATCCCCACCTGACAGCCCTTAAAGACCTTCAGGCACGCACCGACGTGCTTAGGGGGTATCTT GACTACGACACCAAGAAAGAGCGCCTAACCGAGGTTGAACTCGAGCTGGGCGAGCCTAATGTTTGGAACGAGCCCGAGCGCGCCCAGGCGCTGGGTAAAGAGCGCGCCTCCCTTGAGGCGGTAGTCAAAACCATCGACGATCTCGACTCGGGCGTGAGCGATTTGTCCGAGTTGTTGGAAATGGCCAAGGAAGAAAACGACGAAGACAGCCTGAACGAGGTGATCGAAGAGATCGGCGGCCTTGATGATCAGCTGCAAAAGCTGGAGTTTCGCCGTATGTTTTCGGGCGAGATGGACGAGAACAGCGCCTTTTTAGACATTCAAGCGGGCTCCGGCGGTACCGAGGCACAGGACTGGGCCGAGATGGTACTGCGTATGTACCTGCGCTGGGGCGAAGCCAAGGGCTTTAAAACCACCTTGGAAGAAGCCTCGGCCGGTGAAGTGGCGGGCATCAAAAGTGCCACCATTCGCTTTGAAGGCGAGTACGCTTTTGGTTGGCTGCGCACCGAGACCGGCGTGCACCGCTTAGTGCGCAAGTCGCCGTTTGACTCTGGTAATCGTCGCCACACGTCGTTTTGCTCGGTGTTTGTCTCGCCGGAAATTGATGACAATATCGAAATTGATATTGATCCCTCCGATGTGCGCACCGATACCTACCGCGCCTCGGGCGCCGGTGGTCAGCACGTTAACAAAACCGACTCGGCGGTGCGTTTAACCCACGAGCCCACCAATACCGTGGTGCAATGTCAGAGCGAGCGATCGCAGCACGCCAACCGCGACAAAGCCTGGAAAATGCTGCGCGCAAAGTTGTACGAGCTTGAGATTCAAAAGCGCAACGCCGACAAGCAGGCACTGGAAGACACCAAATCCGATATCGGTTGGGGCAGTCAAATTCGCTCTTATGTGTTGGACGATCAGCGCATTAAAGATTTGCGCACCGGAGTACAAACCAGTAACTGCCAAAATGTATTGGATGGATCTTTGGACCAATTTATTGAAGCGAGCCTTAAGGCCGGACTCTAG
- a CDS encoding permease — protein MSEHCCSKPEPKPTQAGCCGAEPTAKKRPDFLLWGSLAGCVLLYSLYLTGLASGWLMHMAHGVFELLNTMWWGVVIGIVFVGLLNFVPQQLVVSMLGRGGSFSGILRATAAGVFLDLCSHGILMVGMKLYQKGASLGQVMAFLIASPWNSLSLTLVMIALIGLPWTLAFIFLSMVIAIIAGLVFDAAVKRRKLAANPQAPEQEAKPEPILPQLKVLWGQLSLRPQALAAVGREGLKGSRMVIRWLLFGVLLAAIIRALMPAEAFAEWFGPTLIGLLLTTVAAAVIEVCSEGSTPIAADLMNRAKAPGNSFLFLMAGVATDYTEIMVIKDTMKSWKTAFALPAIVLPQVLLVAWILNFFAV, from the coding sequence ATGAGTGAGCATTGCTGCAGCAAGCCCGAACCAAAACCCACTCAGGCAGGTTGCTGCGGTGCTGAGCCCACAGCGAAGAAGCGGCCAGACTTTTTGCTGTGGGGTTCCCTGGCTGGGTGTGTTTTACTCTACAGCCTGTATTTAACCGGCTTGGCGTCCGGCTGGCTGATGCATATGGCCCACGGGGTGTTCGAGCTACTGAACACTATGTGGTGGGGCGTTGTAATCGGCATTGTCTTTGTTGGCCTGCTTAATTTCGTGCCGCAGCAACTGGTAGTGTCTATGCTTGGGCGCGGCGGCTCTTTTTCAGGTATTTTGCGTGCCACGGCGGCGGGAGTGTTTCTCGATTTGTGCAGCCACGGAATCTTGATGGTGGGTATGAAGCTCTACCAAAAAGGCGCCAGCCTGGGCCAGGTTATGGCCTTCTTGATTGCCAGTCCCTGGAACTCCCTGTCCCTCACTCTGGTGATGATTGCCCTGATAGGGCTGCCCTGGACGCTCGCCTTTATCTTTCTGTCTATGGTGATCGCGATAATCGCAGGCCTTGTTTTTGATGCCGCGGTTAAGCGCCGCAAACTTGCCGCCAACCCGCAGGCTCCTGAGCAGGAGGCTAAGCCCGAGCCCATTTTGCCCCAGCTGAAAGTGTTGTGGGGGCAGCTTAGTTTGCGCCCACAGGCACTGGCAGCGGTAGGGCGTGAAGGGCTTAAAGGCTCGCGCATGGTCATCCGCTGGCTGTTGTTCGGTGTGCTGCTGGCGGCTATTATCCGCGCGTTAATGCCCGCCGAGGCTTTCGCCGAATGGTTCGGTCCGACGTTGATTGGCTTGCTGCTGACTACCGTGGCGGCGGCCGTTATTGAAGTGTGTTCCGAGGGCTCAACCCCCATTGCGGCGGATTTAATGAACCGCGCTAAGGCACCGGGCAACAGCTTCTTGTTTCTGATGGCCGGCGTTGCCACCGACTACACCGAAATTATGGTGATAAAAGACACCATGAAGTCCTGGAAAACGGCTTTCGCGCTGCCGGCAATTGTACTGCCGCAGGTATTACTGGTGGCCTGGATACTTAACTTCTTTGCCGTTTGA
- the cueR gene encoding Cu(I)-responsive transcriptional regulator, translated as MKIGEVARETGLSAKAIRHYESQGLVNSQRLDNGYRDYSQANVAQLTLIARARKVGFSLDECRELLLLQGNTERHSADVKRAVEDKVAQLDEQLQHLHAMRETLVALASRCRGDEAPECAILQDLSNSKSGMVFTVLEDYHE; from the coding sequence ATGAAAATTGGTGAAGTGGCGCGAGAGACCGGCCTGAGTGCAAAGGCCATCCGGCATTACGAATCCCAGGGGTTGGTAAACAGTCAACGCCTGGATAACGGTTACCGGGATTATTCGCAGGCCAATGTGGCGCAACTGACGCTCATTGCCCGGGCGCGCAAGGTGGGCTTTTCGCTGGATGAGTGCCGCGAATTATTGTTGTTACAGGGCAACACTGAGCGCCACAGCGCTGATGTGAAGCGGGCGGTAGAAGACAAAGTCGCGCAGCTGGACGAACAGCTACAGCATTTGCATGCCATGCGCGAGACATTGGTAGCGCTGGCGTCGCGTTGTCGCGGTGATGAAGCCCCCGAGTGCGCAATTTTGCAAGACTTGTCGAACAGCAAGTCGGGCATGGTTTTTACCGTTTTGGAGGACTACCATGAGTGA
- a CDS encoding 4-diphosphocytidyl-2C-methyl-D-erythritol kinase, with amino-acid sequence MEYLDVSHPEWDKMWEELAQYPLNGGDHLCIEDGQCWEYMGSTQDHHHLRHPRHPVSGRAEYIYIERARAAVGWA; translated from the coding sequence ATGGAATATTTAGATGTATCGCACCCAGAATGGGACAAGATGTGGGAAGAGCTAGCACAGTACCCGCTCAACGGTGGGGATCATTTGTGTATTGAGGATGGTCAGTGCTGGGAGTACATGGGCTCCACTCAAGATCACCACCATCTGCGCCACCCCCGCCACCCGGTAAGCGGCAGGGCGGAATATATTTATATTGAGCGCGCTCGCGCAGCGGTGGGCTGGGCCTAA
- a CDS encoding DUF4404 family protein, producing the protein MSQENLDQLITRLHDLFGNEEVSPEQQRLMTELERHTHPAGSSEAPEPRPVDTLEAMLADFEEDHPQVSQVLGQIVNALKNMGV; encoded by the coding sequence ATGTCACAGGAAAATCTCGATCAGCTGATCACCCGCTTGCATGACTTATTTGGCAATGAAGAGGTCAGCCCAGAGCAGCAACGCTTAATGACCGAGCTTGAACGCCACACTCATCCTGCCGGTAGTAGCGAGGCGCCCGAGCCTCGTCCGGTGGACACCCTGGAGGCGATGCTGGCGGATTTTGAAGAGGATCACCCGCAGGTCTCGCAAGTGTTGGGGCAGATTGTTAATGCGCTGAAAAATATGGGGGTGTGA
- a CDS encoding GtrA family protein: protein MSVTPAKSHTANESHLKRWCQYLYRHQVTRFLLVGGTATVLQYVFLIILAELTALPKVACSAAAFALSAVYNYLANYYFTFQATQKHSESSIKFAFVVALGLGLNTLVFYIADALLPHYLLAQLIATGVTLVSNFLLHKFWIYR from the coding sequence GTGTCAGTTACGCCTGCTAAATCACATACAGCGAACGAATCGCACCTCAAGCGCTGGTGTCAATATCTGTATCGCCATCAAGTTACTCGCTTCTTGTTGGTGGGCGGCACCGCTACTGTATTGCAATATGTGTTTTTGATCATCCTCGCAGAGCTAACTGCCCTACCCAAGGTGGCCTGCTCCGCAGCAGCGTTTGCACTGTCGGCGGTGTATAACTATCTGGCCAACTACTACTTCACTTTTCAAGCAACGCAAAAGCACAGTGAATCGAGTATTAAATTTGCTTTTGTGGTTGCTCTAGGGCTGGGGCTCAACACCCTGGTTTTTTATATCGCCGATGCCCTGCTACCCCACTACTTGTTAGCACAACTGATCGCCACCGGAGTGACCCTGGTGAGCAATTTTTTACTGCATAAATTCTGGATCTACCGATAA
- a CDS encoding glycosyltransferase family 2 protein, with amino-acid sequence MIRDTSLAIVVPCYNEEEMLPQSLPVLLETLDALIGKGKISQGSRLYLVDDGSRDKTWELIDQACDQHSGRVAGVKLSRNKGHQNALLAGLEATDEDIIVSIDADLQDDPSNIERMVDEYHAGNDVVYGVRAARDTDTFFKRFSAEGYYHLMRRMGVDLVFNHADFRLMSRRALNAMLEYRESQLFLRGIVREVGFTSSTVEYDRQSRAAGETKYPLRKMLSFAWHGISSFSTAPLRAITLLGIVASGMSLLMILWVLGTRLFTDNAIPGWTSILIPLLFIGSVQLLSLGIIGEYLAKMFEELKQRPRYHLETVKKHKRETSQQD; translated from the coding sequence ATGATTAGGGATACCTCACTTGCCATCGTTGTGCCCTGTTACAACGAAGAAGAAATGCTGCCACAGAGCTTACCGGTGCTGCTCGAGACCTTGGACGCACTCATCGGCAAAGGCAAAATCAGTCAGGGTTCGCGCCTTTACCTGGTAGATGACGGCAGCCGCGATAAAACCTGGGAGCTGATCGACCAGGCTTGCGACCAACACAGCGGCCGCGTGGCAGGGGTAAAACTGTCACGTAACAAGGGCCACCAGAATGCACTACTGGCGGGCCTGGAAGCCACCGACGAAGATATCATTGTCAGCATCGACGCCGACCTGCAAGACGACCCCAGCAATATTGAGCGTATGGTAGATGAATACCACGCTGGCAACGATGTGGTTTACGGCGTGCGCGCCGCGCGCGACACGGACACCTTTTTTAAACGTTTTAGCGCCGAAGGCTACTACCACCTGATGCGCCGCATGGGTGTAGATTTAGTTTTTAATCACGCTGATTTTCGCCTGATGTCTCGCCGCGCGTTAAATGCGATGCTCGAGTACCGTGAAAGCCAGTTATTTTTACGCGGTATCGTGCGCGAAGTTGGCTTTACCTCCTCTACCGTTGAGTACGACCGCCAAAGTCGCGCCGCCGGGGAAACCAAATACCCACTGCGCAAAATGCTGTCGTTCGCATGGCATGGTATTTCCAGCTTTTCCACCGCGCCGCTGCGAGCTATTACCCTACTTGGAATAGTGGCCAGCGGCATGTCGCTGCTGATGATTCTCTGGGTACTGGGCACACGTCTTTTCACCGACAACGCCATTCCCGGCTGGACTTCCATCCTGATTCCACTGCTTTTTATCGGCAGCGTACAGTTACTAAGCTTGGGAATTATCGGCGAGTACTTGGCGAAAATGTTTGAAGAGCTCAAGCAGCGGCCGCGCTACCATCTTGAGACGGTCAAAAAACACAAGCGAGAAACCTCGCAACAAGACTAA